One Streptomyces fagopyri DNA window includes the following coding sequences:
- a CDS encoding serine protease yields the protein MRRPFVAVLALAAAAAVIPLASPAPAATGGVIIGGQPVDIAQSPWTVALSSRDRFGGTRAGQFCGGVVIGPSLVLTAAHCLGPLVLGGPPERVRDLRVIAHRGDLLSDKGEEIPVSKTWVNPAYDAAANAGDFAVLTLASPLPQSSVIRMAAAGDAAYAPGTEAAVYGWGDTSGGGDYALTLRSVGVNVLSDATCERAYPGNADGTYRAVSMLCAGELEGGRDACQGDSGGPLVARGRLIGLVSWGSGCGQPGNPGVYTRVSDVARVLGSRR from the coding sequence ATGCGCCGCCCCTTTGTCGCCGTGCTGGCCCTTGCGGCCGCCGCGGCCGTGATACCGCTGGCGTCCCCCGCCCCGGCCGCGACCGGTGGTGTCATCATCGGAGGTCAACCCGTCGACATCGCCCAGAGCCCGTGGACGGTGGCGCTGTCCAGCCGTGACCGGTTCGGAGGTACGCGGGCCGGGCAGTTCTGCGGCGGTGTGGTGATCGGCCCGTCCCTCGTACTGACCGCGGCCCACTGTCTGGGTCCGCTCGTGCTCGGAGGGCCACCTGAGCGCGTCCGCGACCTGAGGGTCATCGCGCACCGGGGGGACCTGCTCTCCGACAAGGGTGAGGAGATCCCGGTCAGCAAGACCTGGGTCAACCCGGCCTACGACGCCGCCGCGAACGCCGGGGACTTCGCGGTGCTCACGCTCGCCTCCCCGCTGCCCCAGAGCTCGGTCATCCGGATGGCGGCCGCCGGGGACGCCGCCTACGCGCCCGGTACGGAGGCCGCCGTCTACGGCTGGGGCGATACGTCCGGTGGCGGCGACTACGCACTCACCTTGCGCTCCGTGGGCGTGAACGTACTGTCCGACGCGACCTGCGAGCGAGCGTATCCGGGAAACGCGGACGGCACCTACAGGGCCGTCTCCATGCTGTGCGCGGGCGAGCTCGAGGGCGGGCGGGACGCCTGTCAGGGCGACAGCGGCGGGCCGCTGGTCGCCCGGGGACGGCTGATCGGCCTCGTCTCGTGGGGGAGCGGCTGCGGGCAGCCGGGAAATCCCGGCGTCTACACGCGGGTCTCGGACGTCGCCAGGGTGCTCGGCTCGCGCCGCTGA
- a CDS encoding RNA polymerase sigma factor — MSASTSRTLPPEIAESVSVMALIERGKAEGQIAGDDVRRAFEADQIPATQWKNVLRSLNQILEEEGVTLMVSAAEPKRTRKSVAAKSPAKRTATKTVAAKTVTTKKATATAAPAAHATQDPAEDASDGRVAAKKTVAKKAVAKKTVAKKTAAKKTTAKKDDVELTDDEAVEETPGKPGTEEPAEDGAQGFVLSDEDEDDAPAQQVAAAGATADPVKDYLKQIGKVPLLNAEQEVELAKRIEAGLFAEDKLANADKLAPKLKRELEIIAEDGRRAKNHLLEANLRLVVSLAKRYTGRGMLFLDLIQEGNLGLIRAVEKFDYTKGYKFSTYATWWIRQAITRAMADQARTIRIPVHMVEVINKLARVQRQMLQDLGREPTPEELAKELDMTPEKVIEVQKYGREPISLHTPLGEDGDSEFGDLIEDSEAVVPADAVSFTLLQEQLHSVLDTLSEREAGVVSMRFGLTDGQPKTLDEIGKVYGVTRERIRQIESKTMSKLRHPSRSQVLRDYLD; from the coding sequence GTGTCGGCCAGCACATCCCGTACGCTCCCGCCGGAGATCGCCGAGTCCGTCTCTGTCATGGCGCTCATCGAGCGGGGAAAGGCTGAGGGGCAGATCGCCGGCGATGACGTGCGTCGGGCCTTCGAAGCTGACCAGATTCCGGCCACTCAGTGGAAGAACGTACTGCGCAGCCTCAACCAGATCCTCGAGGAAGAGGGTGTGACGCTGATGGTCAGTGCCGCGGAGCCCAAGCGCACCCGAAAGAGCGTCGCAGCGAAGAGCCCGGCCAAGCGCACCGCCACCAAGACGGTCGCGGCGAAGACGGTGACCACCAAGAAGGCCACCGCCACCGCAGCCCCGGCCGCCCATGCCACCCAAGACCCGGCCGAGGACGCGTCCGACGGCCGGGTAGCCGCCAAGAAGACGGTCGCCAAGAAGGCCGTCGCGAAGAAGACGGTCGCCAAGAAGACGGCGGCCAAGAAGACCACCGCCAAGAAGGACGACGTCGAGCTGACCGACGACGAGGCGGTCGAGGAGACGCCGGGCAAGCCCGGTACCGAGGAGCCCGCCGAGGACGGCGCGCAGGGCTTCGTGCTCTCCGACGAGGACGAGGACGACGCGCCCGCGCAGCAGGTCGCGGCCGCGGGTGCCACCGCGGACCCGGTCAAGGACTACCTGAAGCAGATCGGCAAGGTCCCCCTGCTCAACGCCGAGCAGGAGGTGGAGCTCGCCAAGCGCATCGAGGCGGGCCTCTTCGCCGAGGACAAGCTGGCCAACGCCGACAAGCTCGCGCCGAAGCTCAAGCGTGAGCTGGAGATCATCGCCGAGGACGGCCGTCGGGCGAAGAACCACCTCCTGGAGGCCAACCTCCGTCTGGTGGTCTCCCTGGCCAAGCGCTACACCGGTCGCGGCATGCTCTTCCTGGACCTCATCCAGGAGGGCAACCTCGGTCTGATCCGCGCGGTCGAGAAGTTCGACTACACCAAGGGCTACAAGTTCTCCACGTACGCCACCTGGTGGATCCGTCAGGCGATCACCCGCGCCATGGCCGACCAGGCCCGCACCATCCGTATCCCGGTGCACATGGTCGAGGTCATCAACAAGCTCGCGCGCGTGCAGCGCCAGATGCTCCAGGACCTGGGCCGCGAGCCCACCCCGGAGGAGCTGGCGAAGGAACTCGACATGACCCCGGAGAAGGTCATCGAGGTCCAGAAGTACGGCCGCGAGCCCATCTCGCTGCACACCCCCCTGGGTGAGGACGGCGACAGCGAGTTCGGTGACCTCATCGAGGACTCCGAGGCCGTCGTCCCGGCCGACGCGGTCAGCTTCACGCTCCTCCAGGAGCAGCTGCACTCCGTGCTCGACACCCTCTCGGAGCGCGAGGCGGGCGTCGTGTCGATGCGCTTCGGTCTCACCGACGGCCAGCCGAAGACCCTCGACGAGATCGGCAAGGTGTACGGCGTCACGCGAGAGCGGATCCGTCAGATCGAGTCGAAGACGATGTCGAAACTGCGCCACCCGTCGCGCTCGCAGGTGCTGCGCGACTACCTCGACTAG
- a CDS encoding FadR/GntR family transcriptional regulator, translated as MSTLAHTMMTAARSTDSGLAGPGELDRYPYSDSPGTERLGIPAWENADQELGRVGRRTAGNRGRGLHGQLVQQLGQMIVSGDLGADRPLVPEEIGQRFEVSRTVVRESLRVLEAKGLVSARPNVGTRVRPVSDWNLLDPDIIEWRAFGPQRDDQRRELSELRWTIEPLAARLAAGHGREEVQQRLGDMVEIMGHALAQGDSLTFSRADAEFHSLLIQVAGNRMLEHLSGIVSAALQVSGGPVTGCDRPTEASLVHHGRIADALAAADGAAAETAMRQLLTVHPEVERVVPAPREH; from the coding sequence GTGAGTACCCTTGCGCACACCATGATGACCGCCGCCCGTTCCACAGACTCCGGCCTGGCCGGCCCGGGCGAACTCGACCGCTACCCCTATAGCGACTCCCCCGGTACCGAACGCCTCGGCATCCCCGCGTGGGAGAACGCCGACCAGGAGCTCGGCCGCGTGGGCCGCCGCACCGCGGGCAACCGCGGACGCGGCCTGCACGGCCAACTCGTTCAACAGCTTGGCCAGATGATCGTCTCCGGCGACCTCGGTGCGGACCGTCCACTCGTCCCCGAGGAGATCGGACAGAGGTTCGAAGTCTCGCGCACCGTCGTGCGTGAATCGCTCCGCGTCCTGGAGGCGAAGGGCCTGGTCAGCGCCCGGCCCAATGTCGGTACGAGGGTGCGTCCCGTCAGTGACTGGAACCTTCTCGACCCGGACATCATCGAATGGCGTGCCTTCGGTCCGCAGCGTGACGATCAGCGGCGCGAGCTGAGCGAGCTGCGCTGGACGATCGAGCCGCTCGCCGCCCGCCTGGCCGCCGGGCACGGCCGGGAGGAGGTGCAGCAGCGTCTCGGTGACATGGTCGAGATCATGGGCCACGCCTTGGCGCAGGGTGACTCGCTGACCTTCTCGCGGGCCGACGCCGAGTTCCATTCGCTGCTCATCCAGGTCGCGGGCAACCGCATGCTGGAGCACCTTTCCGGGATCGTGTCGGCCGCGCTCCAGGTCTCCGGTGGTCCCGTCACCGGCTGTGACCGGCCGACCGAGGCATCCCTGGTGCACCACGGCCGCATCGCCGACGCGCTGGCCGCGGCCGACGGCGCGGCTGCCGAGACCGCCATGCGTCAGTTGCTCACCGTCCACCCCGAGGTCGAGCGCGTGGTGCCCGCACCGCGCGAGCACTGA
- a CDS encoding ABC transporter ATP-binding protein: MIQAIGLTSNPRRELPPAVDDVSFEARAGHVTALLGASGAGKTTTLKLMLELRPGRGITYFKGRPLHRIAHPSREVGVLLGDVPGHPARTVRGQLRMLCAAAGVPVRRADEVLEVVGLAGVCDERLSTLSRGLDRRLGLACALLTDPHTLVLDDPAAGLSAREGRWLHGILRAHASQGGTVLFSTGDPKEAARVADRVVTLREGRLAADQDAADFARTRLRPRVAVRSPHAVRLGALLAKEARTGQRSVEVVREEGNRLSVYGSTCADVGDTAFRHGILVHQLADESGDMGTPPDPSAGGDALRSDDSARAGTTAAQRRSAFPPPISVRQAPSPLRPLRYELRRAAGVSTGYLTSAAVLLVSAVLSVFLARIGHTPSSRLLAAWPRESPLPPAALGAGLLGAIAFGEEFRYPALAADRGTVPRRLGLLAAKLLVSSGTALMLAFLTVGCDLEILYLVYGRELTAISGDWLSLGASWVGLVVGCAWAGVLAAGLFRSTTAGLAAVLAVPVLVVPLVQKALSGPSVRTAAGFPERLRELTLVQWPFGGVRYLTAVARVVAQPVGGALTLSLTALLCAYLLTTLRSRVR, encoded by the coding sequence GTGATCCAGGCCATCGGACTGACGAGCAACCCCCGCAGGGAGCTTCCGCCCGCCGTCGACGACGTGTCCTTCGAGGCGCGCGCGGGCCATGTCACCGCTCTCCTCGGAGCTTCGGGTGCGGGAAAGACAACGACGCTGAAGCTCATGCTCGAACTCCGTCCGGGTCGAGGAATCACCTATTTCAAAGGCCGCCCGCTGCACCGGATCGCCCATCCGTCGCGCGAGGTCGGCGTACTTCTCGGCGACGTCCCCGGCCATCCCGCGCGCACGGTCCGCGGACAGCTCCGCATGCTGTGCGCCGCGGCCGGTGTGCCGGTACGGCGCGCCGACGAGGTCCTCGAAGTGGTCGGTCTCGCCGGCGTGTGCGACGAGCGGCTGAGCACCCTCTCGCGCGGTCTGGACCGCCGTCTGGGCCTCGCCTGCGCGCTGCTGACCGACCCGCACACCCTCGTCCTCGACGACCCGGCCGCCGGACTCTCCGCCCGCGAGGGCCGCTGGCTGCACGGGATCCTGCGCGCGCACGCGTCCCAGGGCGGCACGGTCCTGTTCAGCACGGGAGACCCCAAGGAAGCGGCCCGGGTGGCCGACCGGGTCGTCACCCTGAGGGAGGGCCGCCTCGCCGCCGACCAGGACGCCGCGGACTTCGCCCGCACCCGGTTGCGCCCAAGGGTGGCCGTCCGCAGCCCGCACGCCGTCCGCCTCGGCGCTCTGCTGGCCAAGGAGGCCCGGACCGGGCAGCGCTCCGTCGAGGTCGTGCGCGAGGAAGGCAACCGGCTCTCGGTGTACGGCAGCACCTGTGCCGACGTCGGCGACACCGCCTTCCGGCACGGCATCCTCGTACACCAACTCGCCGACGAGTCGGGCGACATGGGAACTCCCCCCGACCCGTCCGCCGGCGGCGACGCTCTCAGGAGTGACGATTCTGCCCGGGCCGGGACGACAGCCGCGCAGCGGCGGTCCGCGTTCCCGCCCCCCATCTCCGTACGCCAGGCACCGAGCCCCCTGCGCCCCCTGCGTTACGAACTGCGGCGCGCCGCCGGTGTCAGTACCGGCTACCTCACCTCGGCCGCCGTGCTGCTCGTCTCCGCCGTCCTGTCCGTGTTCCTCGCCAGAATCGGTCACACCCCCTCGTCGCGGCTGCTGGCCGCCTGGCCGCGCGAAAGTCCTTTGCCGCCCGCGGCGCTCGGCGCGGGACTGCTCGGCGCGATCGCCTTCGGCGAGGAATTCCGGTACCCCGCTCTGGCCGCGGACCGCGGAACCGTCCCGCGCCGGCTGGGACTGCTGGCGGCCAAACTCCTCGTCTCCTCGGGCACCGCGCTCATGCTGGCGTTTCTCACCGTGGGCTGCGACCTCGAAATCCTCTATCTGGTCTACGGGCGGGAACTCACCGCAATCTCCGGCGATTGGCTTTCCCTGGGCGCGAGTTGGGTCGGCCTCGTGGTGGGCTGCGCCTGGGCCGGGGTGCTGGCGGCGGGTCTCTTCCGGTCCACCACCGCCGGGCTCGCGGCCGTTCTCGCCGTTCCGGTCCTCGTCGTCCCGCTCGTACAAAAGGCCTTGTCGGGGCCATCCGTACGGACGGCGGCCGGGTTCCCGGAGCGGCTGCGCGAGCTCACGCTGGTGCAGTGGCCCTTCGGGGGAGTGCGCTACCTGACGGCCGTCGCGCGGGTGGTCGCCCAACCCGTGGGCGGCGCGCTGACGTTGTCGCTGACCGCACTGCTCTGCGCATATCTGCTCACGACCCTGCGGAGCCGGGTCCGATGA
- a CDS encoding NUDIX hydrolase encodes MPYDPSAFPPFAVTVDLVVLTVRRHALCALAVRRGEQPFQGRWALPGGFVRADENLAQAAARELAEETGLRAHDPSVPAQDNGAHLEQLATYGDPERDPRMRVVSVAHLALAPDLPAPRAGGDARSARWAPVEELLQQGGYGRDGEQAAPLAFDHATILADGVERARSKIEYSSLATAFCPTEFTVGELRRVYEAVWGVALDPRNFHRKVTGTPGFLVPTGGTTTRQGGRPAQLFRAGGATLLNPPMLRPEV; translated from the coding sequence ATGCCCTACGACCCGTCTGCCTTTCCGCCCTTCGCCGTGACCGTGGACCTGGTCGTGCTGACCGTGCGCCGCCATGCCCTGTGCGCGCTGGCGGTACGCAGGGGCGAGCAGCCGTTCCAGGGCCGATGGGCGCTGCCGGGCGGGTTCGTGCGGGCCGACGAGAACCTGGCCCAGGCGGCGGCGCGCGAGCTGGCCGAGGAGACCGGGCTGCGCGCCCACGATCCGTCCGTGCCGGCGCAGGACAACGGCGCACACCTCGAACAGCTCGCGACGTACGGCGACCCCGAACGCGACCCGCGCATGAGGGTCGTCAGCGTGGCGCATCTCGCGCTCGCCCCCGACCTGCCCGCGCCCAGGGCCGGAGGCGACGCGAGGAGCGCTCGCTGGGCGCCGGTGGAGGAACTGCTCCAGCAGGGCGGATACGGCCGCGACGGCGAGCAGGCGGCGCCACTCGCCTTCGACCACGCGACGATCCTCGCGGACGGAGTGGAACGCGCCCGGTCCAAGATCGAGTACTCGTCGTTGGCGACCGCCTTCTGCCCGACCGAGTTCACCGTCGGCGAGCTGCGCCGTGTCTACGAGGCGGTGTGGGGCGTCGCGCTCGACCCGCGCAACTTCCACCGCAAGGTGACGGGTACGCCCGGCTTCCTCGTGCCCACGGGAGGCACGACCACGCGTCAGGGAGGCCGCCCCGCGCAGTTGTTCCGCGCGGGCGGCGCCACTCTGCTCAATCCGCCGATGCTGCGTCCCGAGGTCTGA